The following coding sequences lie in one Lelliottia jeotgali genomic window:
- a CDS encoding putative beta-D-galactosidase translates to MIIDTLTAAAKNAFYPPVIRKALQAVIGQEPHSLPPGKYTIDGDNLFFTVVEGETRPLAEQRPEYHRQYLDIHIVLAGEEVIGAGNKGLEIIEDGPFNQAHDIGFCTQISSETLIHLHPFELAILFPGELHRPMGAIGAGAPLRKIIVKIDNALL, encoded by the coding sequence ATGATTATTGATACGTTAACCGCCGCCGCCAAAAATGCTTTTTATCCGCCTGTCATCCGCAAAGCGCTACAGGCAGTGATTGGGCAAGAGCCACATTCACTGCCGCCCGGCAAATATACCATCGACGGGGATAATCTTTTCTTCACGGTAGTCGAGGGCGAAACGCGCCCGCTTGCAGAGCAGCGCCCGGAATATCATCGTCAGTACCTCGACATACACATTGTGCTGGCGGGTGAAGAGGTCATTGGGGCGGGAAATAAAGGGCTGGAGATTATCGAAGATGGCCCGTTTAATCAGGCTCATGATATCGGTTTTTGTACGCAAATCAGCAGTGAAACCCTGATTCACCTGCATCCGTTTGAGCTGGCCATTCTTTTTCCGGGTGAGCTTCATCGTCCGATGGGTGCAATTGGTGCGGGCGCACCGCTGCGTAAAATCATTGTCAAAATCGACAATGCTCTGCTCTGA
- a CDS encoding SSU rRNA (adenine(1518)-N(6)-adenine(1519)-N(6))-dimethyltransferase — protein sequence MNTRVHQGHLARKRFGQNFLNDQFVIESIVSAINPQKGQAMVEIGPGLAALTEPVGERLDEMTVIELDRDLAARLQTHPFLGPKLTIYQQDAMTMNFAELSEKLGQPLRVFGNLPYNISTPLMFHLFSYTDAIADMHFMLQKEVVNRLVAGPNSKAYGRLSVMAQYYCQIIPVLEVPPTAFTPAPKVESAVVRLVPHAVMPHPVKELRVLSRITTEAFNQRRKTIRNSLGNSFTVEVLTELGIDPAMRAENISVEQYCKLANYISDNAPPKES from the coding sequence ATGAATACTAGAGTCCATCAGGGCCACTTAGCCCGCAAACGCTTCGGGCAAAACTTCCTTAACGATCAGTTCGTTATCGAAAGCATCGTGTCTGCTATCAATCCACAAAAAGGCCAGGCGATGGTCGAAATCGGTCCGGGCCTTGCAGCACTGACTGAGCCAGTGGGTGAGCGCCTCGACGAAATGACGGTTATCGAGCTGGACCGCGACCTGGCTGCGCGTCTGCAAACGCACCCGTTCCTGGGGCCAAAGCTGACAATTTATCAGCAGGACGCCATGACCATGAACTTCGCTGAGCTGTCCGAGAAACTGGGCCAGCCGCTGCGCGTGTTCGGCAACCTGCCGTATAACATCTCCACGCCGCTGATGTTCCATCTGTTTAGCTATACTGATGCCATTGCCGACATGCACTTCATGCTGCAAAAAGAGGTCGTCAACCGACTGGTTGCGGGACCGAACAGTAAAGCGTATGGTCGATTGAGCGTCATGGCGCAATATTACTGCCAGATTATTCCGGTGCTTGAAGTTCCGCCAACGGCGTTTACGCCAGCGCCAAAAGTGGAATCTGCGGTCGTTCGCCTGGTGCCGCACGCGGTGATGCCGCATCCGGTTAAAGAGCTGCGCGTACTGAGCCGCATCACCACCGAGGCCTTTAACCAGCGCCGTAAAACGATTCGTAACAGCCTGGGTAATTCATTTACCGTTGAAGTGCTGACCGAATTAGGTATCGACCCGGCGATGCGTGCGGAGAATATTTCCGTTGAGCAGTACTGTAAGTTGGCAAACTACATTAGCGATAACGCCCCGCCAAAGGAGAGCTAA
- a CDS encoding Glutathione-regulated potassium-efflux system protein KefC — protein sequence MDSHTLIQALIYLGAAALIVPVAVRLGLGSVLGYLIAGCAIGPWGLGLVTDAESILHFAEIGVVLMLFVIGLELDPQRLWKLRASVFGGGALQMVACGALLGGFCILLGMDWKVAELIGMTLALSSTAIAMQAMNERNLTVSQMGRSTFSVLLFQDIAAIPLVAMIPLLAASGSSTTLGAFALSALKVAGALALVILLGRYVTRPLLRFVARSGLREVFSAVALFLVFGFGLLLEEAGLSMAMGAFLAGVLLASSEYRHALESDIEPFKGLLLGLFFIGVGMSIDFGTLVTHPLRILTLLVGFLVIKMGMLWLIARPLNVPNKQRRWFAVLLGQGSEFAFVVFGAAQMANVLDAEWAKALTLAVALSMAATPILLVLLTRLEQSNSSQDREADEIDEEQPRVIIAGFGRFGQITGRLLLSSGVKMVILDHDPDHIETLRKFGMKVFYGDATRVDLLESAGAAKAEVLINAIDDPQASLHLAELALEHFPNLKIISRARDVDHYIKLRQAGIEAPERETFEGALKSGRMALEGLGLGAYEARERADLFRRFNTDMVEEMVEMAEEDASSRAAVVKRTSAMLTEIINEDRNHLSLTQRHGWQGTEEGKHTGDPKDEPESKPVA from the coding sequence ATGGATAGCCATACGCTCATACAGGCGCTGATTTATCTGGGGGCGGCGGCGCTGATTGTGCCGGTTGCGGTGCGTCTGGGCCTGGGCTCGGTGCTGGGGTATTTGATTGCCGGTTGCGCTATCGGCCCGTGGGGGCTGGGGCTGGTTACGGACGCTGAGTCTATTTTGCATTTCGCCGAAATCGGCGTGGTGCTGATGCTGTTTGTCATTGGTCTGGAGCTGGACCCGCAGCGCCTGTGGAAACTGCGCGCCTCGGTGTTTGGCGGCGGGGCATTGCAAATGGTGGCGTGCGGCGCGCTGCTCGGCGGCTTTTGTATTCTGCTCGGGATGGACTGGAAGGTCGCCGAGCTGATAGGCATGACGCTGGCGCTCTCCTCGACGGCGATTGCCATGCAGGCGATGAATGAGCGCAACCTGACCGTTTCTCAGATGGGGCGCAGCACGTTTTCTGTCCTGCTGTTCCAGGATATCGCCGCCATTCCGCTGGTGGCGATGATCCCGCTGCTGGCGGCAAGCGGGTCGTCCACCACGCTGGGGGCCTTCGCCCTGTCGGCGCTGAAAGTGGCGGGCGCGCTAGCCTTAGTGATTCTTTTAGGACGTTATGTGACGCGTCCGCTGCTGCGTTTTGTGGCCCGCTCAGGGCTGCGTGAAGTCTTCAGCGCCGTGGCACTGTTCCTGGTCTTCGGCTTTGGTTTGCTGCTCGAAGAGGCCGGTCTGTCGATGGCGATGGGCGCATTCCTGGCGGGCGTGCTGCTGGCCAGCTCCGAATACCGTCATGCGCTGGAAAGCGATATCGAACCCTTCAAAGGTTTGCTGCTGGGGCTGTTCTTTATCGGCGTCGGGATGTCGATCGACTTTGGTACGCTGGTGACGCACCCGCTGCGTATTCTGACTCTGCTGGTCGGGTTCCTGGTCATCAAGATGGGGATGTTATGGCTGATCGCGCGTCCGCTCAACGTGCCGAATAAACAGCGCCGTTGGTTTGCCGTCTTGCTTGGACAGGGGAGTGAGTTTGCTTTCGTGGTGTTTGGTGCCGCGCAGATGGCGAACGTGCTCGACGCAGAATGGGCAAAGGCACTGACGCTGGCGGTGGCACTGTCGATGGCTGCTACGCCAATACTTCTGGTGTTGTTGACTCGTCTTGAGCAGTCTAACAGCAGTCAGGATCGGGAAGCCGATGAAATTGATGAAGAACAGCCACGAGTGATTATCGCCGGGTTTGGCCGCTTCGGGCAGATCACAGGCCGTTTGCTGCTCTCCAGCGGAGTGAAAATGGTGATTCTGGATCACGATCCTGACCACATCGAAACCCTGCGTAAATTTGGTATGAAAGTGTTTTACGGCGATGCGACGCGCGTCGATCTGCTGGAGTCCGCCGGAGCGGCAAAAGCCGAAGTGCTGATCAACGCGATTGACGATCCGCAGGCCAGTCTTCACCTGGCAGAGCTGGCGCTGGAGCATTTCCCGAACCTGAAAATCATCTCCCGCGCGCGTGATGTTGACCATTACATCAAACTGCGTCAGGCAGGGATTGAAGCACCAGAGCGTGAAACCTTCGAAGGGGCGCTCAAGTCCGGGCGCATGGCGCTGGAAGGGTTAGGGCTGGGGGCTTATGAAGCACGAGAACGCGCCGACCTGTTCCGCCGTTTTAACACCGATATGGTTGAAGAGATGGTGGAGATGGCAGAAGAGGATGCATCGTCTCGCGCAGCGGTGGTGAAACGCACCAGCGCGATGCTGACGGAGATCATTAATGAGGATCGTAATCATCTGTCATTGACCCAGCGTCACGGCTGGCAGGGGACGGAAGAGGGGAAACATACCGGCGATCCGAAAGATGAACCCGAGAGTAAACCTGTCGCGTGA
- a CDS encoding diadenosine tetraphosphatase, translating into MLLFLFSVSPFLHSFIKSMSTYLIGDVHGCYDELIALLKQVDFTPGQDTLWLTGDLVARGPGSLDVLRFVKSLGDSVRLVLGNHDLHLLAVFAGISRNKPKDRITPLLEAADADELLNWLRRQPLLQVDEEKKLVMAHAGITPQWDLQTAKECARDVEAVLASDSYPFFLDAMYGDMPNNWSPELSGLARLRFVTNAFTRMRYCFPNGQLDMYCKDTPENAPSPLKPWFAIPGPVTDEYSVVFGHWASLEGKGTPENIYGLDTGCCWGGDLTCLRWEDKQYFVQPSNRHLELGDGEAVAS; encoded by the coding sequence GTGTTGCTGTTCCTGTTTTCCGTCTCGCCGTTCCTACATTCATTCATTAAATCTATGTCTACATATCTCATTGGCGACGTTCACGGTTGCTACGATGAACTGATCGCGTTGTTAAAACAGGTGGATTTTACACCCGGACAAGACACCCTCTGGCTGACGGGCGATTTAGTGGCGCGCGGGCCTGGCTCACTGGATGTCCTGCGATTCGTCAAATCGCTGGGCGACAGCGTGCGCCTGGTGTTGGGCAATCACGATCTGCATCTGCTGGCAGTGTTTGCCGGGATCAGTCGCAATAAGCCGAAGGACCGGATCACGCCACTGCTGGAAGCGGCTGACGCCGACGAGCTGCTGAACTGGCTACGCCGTCAACCGCTGTTGCAGGTCGACGAAGAGAAGAAGCTGGTGATGGCCCACGCCGGAATAACGCCGCAGTGGGATCTGCAAACGGCCAAAGAGTGCGCGCGCGACGTCGAAGCGGTGCTGGCGAGCGACTCCTATCCGTTCTTCCTTGATGCGATGTATGGCGACATGCCAAACAACTGGAGCCCGGAATTAAGCGGTCTGGCACGCCTGCGTTTCGTGACCAATGCTTTCACGCGTATGCGCTACTGCTTCCCGAACGGCCAGTTGGATATGTACTGCAAAGACACGCCGGAAAACGCGCCGTCGCCGCTCAAACCGTGGTTTGCGATTCCTGGCCCGGTGACGGACGAGTACAGCGTGGTGTTTGGCCACTGGGCGTCGCTGGAAGGCAAAGGCACGCCAGAGAATATTTACGGGCTGGATACGGGATGCTGCTGGGGCGGGGATTTAACCTGCCTGCGCTGGGAAGATAAGCAGTATTTTGTACAGCCGTCGAACCGGCATCTTGAGCTAGGAGATGGCGAGGCGGTTGCCTCCTGA
- a CDS encoding Dihydrofolate reductase: MISLIAALAVDRVIGMENAMPWNLPADLAWFKRTTLNKPVVMGRLTWESIGRPLPGRKNIVISSQPGTDDRVEWVKSIDDAIAACGDAEEIMVIGGGRVYEQFLPKAQKLYLTHIDAEVEGDTHFPDYDPDEWESVFSEFHDADAQNSHSYCFEVLERR; encoded by the coding sequence ATGATCAGTCTGATTGCAGCGCTGGCGGTAGACCGCGTTATCGGCATGGAAAACGCCATGCCGTGGAACCTGCCTGCCGATCTCGCATGGTTTAAACGCACCACCTTAAACAAGCCGGTAGTGATGGGCCGCCTGACCTGGGAGTCAATCGGTCGTCCGCTGCCGGGTCGTAAAAACATCGTTATCAGTAGCCAGCCGGGTACCGACGATCGCGTTGAGTGGGTTAAATCCATCGACGACGCGATTGCCGCCTGCGGTGACGCGGAAGAGATTATGGTGATTGGTGGGGGTCGTGTTTACGAGCAGTTCCTGCCGAAAGCACAGAAGCTCTATTTGACCCACATTGACGCAGAAGTGGAAGGGGATACGCATTTCCCGGACTACGATCCTGACGAATGGGAATCTGTGTTCAGCGAATTCCACGACGCTGATGCGCAGAACTCCCACAGCTACTGCTTCGAAGTGTTAGAACGTCGTTAA
- a CDS encoding gluconate kinase: protein MAGQCIILMGVSGTGKTTVGQALAGVLGAKFIDGDDLHPRNNIVKMAASQPLDDDDRQPWLERIADVIFSLEQKNESGVLVCSALKKRYRDRLREGSRNLRFLWLTGDYTCILHRMQQRKGHFMPEALLQSQFAALEIPDDSEPDIIAVDIAPDVSLIVEQSLALLDKTPSVRVPA from the coding sequence ATGGCAGGACAATGCATCATTTTGATGGGTGTTTCTGGCACGGGAAAAACGACGGTCGGCCAGGCGCTGGCCGGCGTACTCGGTGCAAAATTTATCGACGGTGACGATCTGCATCCGCGAAACAATATCGTGAAAATGGCCGCCAGCCAGCCGCTTGACGACGATGACCGTCAGCCCTGGCTGGAACGCATCGCCGACGTGATTTTTAGCCTTGAGCAAAAAAATGAGTCAGGTGTACTGGTCTGTTCCGCGCTGAAAAAGCGCTACCGGGATCGTCTGCGCGAGGGGAGCCGCAATCTGCGCTTTCTCTGGCTCACCGGAGATTACACCTGCATTCTGCATCGTATGCAGCAGCGCAAAGGCCATTTCATGCCTGAAGCGCTCTTGCAGAGTCAGTTTGCCGCACTGGAAATCCCGGACGACAGCGAGCCGGATATTATCGCGGTGGATATCGCCCCCGACGTCAGTCTTATCGTGGAGCAATCATTAGCGTTGCTCGACAAAACGCCTTCTGTAAGGGTACCCGCATGA
- a CDS encoding ApaG protein, which produces MIDSPRVCVQVQSVYIESQSTPDDERFVFAYTVTIRNLGRMPVQLLGRYWLITNGNGREIEVQGEGVVGEQPHIAPGEEYQYTSGAVIETPMGTMQGHYEMVDPDGNTFRVAVPVFRLAVPTFIH; this is translated from the coding sequence ATGATTGATTCGCCCCGCGTATGTGTTCAGGTGCAAAGCGTCTATATCGAATCTCAGTCCACACCGGACGACGAGCGTTTTGTTTTTGCTTACACCGTAACCATTCGCAATCTGGGGCGGATGCCTGTGCAACTGCTCGGGCGCTACTGGCTTATCACCAACGGCAATGGCCGCGAAATCGAAGTCCAGGGTGAAGGTGTGGTGGGCGAACAACCCCACATCGCCCCTGGCGAAGAGTATCAATACACCAGCGGTGCCGTAATTGAGACACCGATGGGCACCATGCAGGGCCATTATGAAATGGTCGATCCAGACGGCAATACCTTCCGTGTTGCTGTTCCTGTTTTCCGTCTCGCCGTTCCTACATTCATTCATTAA
- a CDS encoding D-3-phosphoglycerate dehydrogenase gives MNIANNRAVLLIAPVVESLQQQLASQFPLYRLYEQDDPITFLREQGENIAVVVTRGDVGVQNNVLEMLPHVGLVAIFGVGTDAVDLDYLRTRQISVTITSGVLTNDVADLAMGLLLSGARQLCQGDRFVREGRWANGGLALGTQVSGKRIGLLGMGNIGQAIARRARGFDMEVLYTDRKKLADLDYQWCADIHTLAHESDFLVIAASGGEANRGLIDASVFNVMPKHAWLINIARGSLVDEKALIQALQKGVIAGAGLDVFDDEPNVPAELMALDNVVLQPHVASATHETRQKMSDVVFANVAAYFSGTTLPNAIN, from the coding sequence ATGAATATTGCAAATAACCGCGCCGTCCTTTTAATCGCTCCCGTTGTCGAGAGCCTGCAACAGCAGCTCGCCAGCCAGTTCCCGCTGTATCGTCTCTATGAACAGGACGATCCCATCACCTTTTTACGCGAGCAGGGCGAGAACATCGCCGTGGTGGTGACGCGCGGCGATGTTGGTGTACAAAACAACGTTCTTGAGATGCTGCCACACGTAGGGCTGGTGGCGATTTTCGGTGTGGGAACTGATGCGGTCGATCTGGATTATCTCCGCACTCGCCAGATATCCGTCACCATCACCTCCGGCGTATTGACCAACGACGTGGCCGATCTGGCGATGGGGCTACTGCTATCCGGCGCACGCCAGCTGTGCCAGGGCGACCGCTTTGTGCGTGAAGGCCGCTGGGCGAACGGCGGTCTTGCGCTGGGAACTCAGGTCAGCGGCAAACGCATTGGGCTGCTGGGAATGGGGAACATTGGCCAGGCTATTGCCCGTCGTGCCCGCGGTTTTGATATGGAAGTGCTCTATACCGATCGCAAAAAGTTGGCTGATCTGGATTATCAGTGGTGCGCAGATATACATACGCTGGCTCACGAGAGTGATTTTCTGGTGATTGCGGCCTCAGGCGGGGAAGCGAATCGCGGTTTGATCGACGCTTCAGTTTTTAACGTCATGCCGAAACACGCGTGGCTGATTAATATTGCTCGCGGCTCGCTGGTGGATGAAAAGGCGCTGATTCAGGCGTTACAGAAGGGTGTTATTGCTGGAGCCGGGCTGGACGTTTTTGACGATGAGCCCAATGTGCCGGCGGAACTGATGGCCCTCGATAATGTGGTTCTCCAACCGCACGTCGCCAGCGCCACGCATGAGACGCGGCAAAAAATGAGTGACGTGGTTTTTGCTAACGTCGCTGCTTATTTTTCCGGGACTACTTTACCGAATGCGATTAATTAA
- a CDS encoding 2-ketogluconate transporter, ACS family-MFS superfamily — MNDNIPSTRWLRIIAPVLIACIISFMDRVNISFALPGGMEADLGITSQMAGVASGIFFIGYLFLQIPGGKIAVNGSGKRFIAWSLVAWAIVSVATGFVTHEYQLLVLRFILGVSEGGMLPVVLTMVSNWFPEKEVGRANAFVMMFAPLGGMLTAPVSGAIISAFDWRWLFIIEGLLSLVVLAVWWFMISDRPEEARWLSDRERDYLVTTLAAERAAKLAEAPVSNAPVKDVFRNSGLMKLVILNFFYQTGDYGYTLWLPTILKGLTGGSMTSVGFLAVLPFVATLAGIYVISLFSDRSGKRRLWVRFSLYSFATALVASVILREHVVAAYIALVICGFFLKSATSPFWSMPGRIAAPEVAGSARGVINGLGNLGGFCGPYLVGVMIYLYGQNVAVCALAGSLIIAGTMTFLLPKKCDLVVSEPDVKVSEQPGHTSP; from the coding sequence ATGAACGATAACATTCCCAGCACTCGCTGGCTGCGTATCATTGCGCCGGTATTAATTGCGTGCATTATTTCGTTTATGGACCGGGTTAATATTAGTTTTGCGCTACCCGGTGGGATGGAAGCAGATTTAGGTATTACCAGTCAAATGGCCGGTGTCGCCAGCGGAATATTTTTTATTGGCTATCTTTTTTTACAAATACCGGGCGGGAAGATTGCTGTTAATGGCAGTGGAAAACGTTTTATTGCCTGGTCGTTGGTAGCCTGGGCGATCGTTTCTGTTGCGACCGGTTTTGTGACTCATGAATATCAATTGCTGGTCCTGCGCTTTATTCTGGGCGTTTCCGAGGGCGGGATGCTGCCGGTCGTTTTAACAATGGTCAGCAACTGGTTCCCCGAAAAAGAGGTGGGTCGCGCGAACGCATTTGTGATGATGTTTGCTCCGCTGGGTGGGATGCTGACCGCGCCCGTTTCCGGCGCCATTATCTCGGCGTTTGACTGGCGATGGCTGTTTATCATCGAAGGGTTGCTGTCGCTGGTAGTGCTGGCCGTCTGGTGGTTCATGATCAGCGACAGGCCCGAAGAGGCACGCTGGTTGTCGGACCGTGAACGCGATTATCTGGTGACAACCTTAGCCGCCGAGCGCGCCGCAAAGCTTGCCGAAGCGCCGGTCAGCAACGCGCCGGTGAAAGATGTCTTTCGCAATTCAGGGCTGATGAAACTGGTGATCCTTAACTTCTTCTACCAGACCGGTGATTATGGCTACACCCTGTGGCTACCCACCATACTGAAAGGGCTGACGGGGGGGAGTATGACGAGCGTGGGTTTTCTTGCGGTGCTGCCGTTTGTTGCCACGCTGGCGGGGATTTACGTCATTTCACTGTTCAGCGATCGCAGTGGCAAACGTCGCCTGTGGGTACGGTTCTCCCTCTATAGCTTTGCTACGGCGTTGGTGGCCTCGGTTATCCTGCGTGAACATGTGGTCGCAGCCTATATTGCGCTGGTGATTTGCGGGTTCTTCCTCAAGTCTGCAACCAGTCCATTCTGGTCGATGCCTGGGCGGATTGCGGCTCCGGAAGTAGCCGGAAGTGCGCGTGGCGTGATTAACGGACTGGGGAATCTTGGGGGATTCTGCGGCCCGTATCTGGTGGGCGTGATGATTTATCTCTATGGGCAGAACGTTGCAGTGTGCGCCCTGGCGGGATCGCTGATTATCGCCGGGACGATGACTTTCCTGCTGCCGAAGAAATGCGACCTGGTGGTCAGCGAGCCGGACGTGAAGGTGAGCGAACAGCCTGGACACACATCACCGTGA
- a CDS encoding 5-keto-D-gluconate 5-reductase: protein MNDLFSLQGKRILITGAGQGIGFVMAQGLAKYGAEIIINDISAPRANDAVMKLRDEGAIAHSAVFNVTDAESVENAVAKIEAEIGVIDVLFNNAGIQRRHPFTEFPVQEWNDVISVNQTAVFLVSQAVAKRMVIRNQGKIVNICSMQSELGRDTITPYAAAKGAVKMLTRGMCVELARYNIQVNGIAPGYFKTAMTQTLVDDQAFTDWLCKRTPAARWGDPQELIGAAVFLSSKASNFVNGHLLFVDGGMLVAV from the coding sequence ATGAACGATCTTTTTAGCTTACAAGGCAAACGCATTTTAATTACCGGTGCCGGACAAGGTATTGGTTTTGTTATGGCGCAAGGGCTGGCGAAATACGGAGCAGAGATAATCATCAACGATATTTCTGCGCCACGGGCAAATGATGCAGTAATGAAATTACGCGATGAAGGCGCAATTGCGCATTCCGCAGTCTTTAATGTGACGGATGCAGAATCCGTTGAAAATGCAGTCGCTAAAATCGAAGCGGAAATAGGCGTAATTGACGTGCTATTTAATAATGCGGGCATTCAGCGTCGTCACCCATTTACAGAATTCCCGGTACAGGAATGGAATGACGTTATTTCGGTAAATCAGACGGCGGTGTTCCTGGTATCTCAGGCCGTCGCAAAACGGATGGTCATCCGCAATCAGGGAAAAATCGTCAATATTTGTTCGATGCAGAGCGAGTTAGGCCGGGACACTATCACTCCTTACGCCGCCGCCAAAGGTGCAGTGAAAATGCTGACCCGTGGCATGTGCGTTGAGCTGGCTCGCTACAACATTCAGGTGAATGGAATCGCGCCGGGCTACTTCAAAACGGCGATGACCCAAACTCTGGTCGATGACCAGGCGTTCACCGACTGGCTGTGCAAACGCACTCCCGCTGCGCGATGGGGCGATCCACAAGAGCTGATCGGTGCGGCGGTATTCCTGTCGTCGAAGGCGTCCAATTTCGTCAACGGTCACCTGCTATTCGTTGATGGCGGCATGCTGGTCGCCGTCTGA
- a CDS encoding LacI-family transcriptional regulatory protein yields MTVSRYLRTPDKVKPETAERIASVIAEVGFEPDPDNPAMSSVSVPRIGVLIPSFHNQIFADLLAGIESVTAAHGYQTLVVNYDYDRQREEEQIAAVLAFNVKGLLLTESVHTLRAEKYLNAAKIPVAEVMGLSDNPGRINVGFDNFKAGFDMTNMLLASGKQHVIYFGSMSDVRDEQRYAGYCEAMSNAGLAVGRIAPNKVSSVSIGTGMMTLARQMYASMDAILCTNDDLAVGVLQECIASGIAIPQEMAIAGFHGLEIGQIVSPRLASVLTPRSEMGKVATEILIKKIKGLPTIEKVDLHYRLSMGETI; encoded by the coding sequence ATGACCGTCAGCCGTTATTTACGTACACCGGATAAAGTGAAACCTGAAACGGCAGAGCGTATTGCCAGTGTTATTGCGGAAGTGGGTTTCGAGCCAGACCCGGATAATCCGGCGATGAGCAGCGTCTCTGTTCCCCGCATCGGCGTGCTGATCCCTTCTTTTCATAATCAAATTTTTGCCGATCTGTTAGCCGGGATTGAGTCGGTGACGGCGGCTCACGGCTATCAAACGCTGGTCGTGAACTACGACTACGACCGCCAGCGCGAAGAAGAGCAAATTGCCGCCGTACTGGCCTTTAACGTCAAAGGGTTGCTGTTGACGGAGTCGGTGCACACGCTCAGAGCGGAGAAGTATCTCAACGCCGCGAAAATTCCTGTCGCTGAAGTGATGGGCTTATCGGACAACCCTGGGCGCATCAACGTCGGGTTTGATAACTTCAAAGCCGGTTTTGATATGACCAATATGCTGCTGGCGAGCGGTAAGCAGCATGTTATTTACTTTGGCTCGATGTCCGATGTGCGCGACGAGCAGCGTTACGCGGGTTACTGCGAAGCGATGAGCAATGCCGGGCTGGCCGTGGGGCGCATCGCGCCAAATAAAGTCTCGTCAGTGTCGATTGGCACCGGGATGATGACGCTGGCGCGGCAGATGTACGCCAGTATGGACGCTATTCTCTGTACCAACGACGATCTGGCTGTGGGTGTATTGCAGGAGTGCATTGCCAGTGGAATCGCGATTCCGCAGGAGATGGCCATTGCCGGTTTCCACGGTCTGGAGATTGGCCAGATCGTTTCACCGCGCCTGGCGAGCGTCCTGACGCCGCGCAGCGAAATGGGCAAAGTGGCGACCGAGATCCTGATTAAGAAAATCAAAGGGCTGCCCACCATCGAAAAAGTCGATCTTCATTATCGGCTGTCGATGGGTGAAACCATCTGA
- a CDS encoding Glutathione-regulated potassium-efflux system ancillary protein KefF produces the protein MILIIYAHPYPQHSHANKRMLEQAREIDGVEIRSLYQLYPDFNIDIAAEQEAISRADLIVWQHPMQWYSTPPLLKLWIDKVFSHGWAYGHNGHALKGKSLLWAVTTGGGESHFDIGSHPGFDVLSQPLQATAVYCGLTWLPPFAMHCTFVCDDETLQAQARHYKQRLLDWQEHHHG, from the coding sequence ATGATTCTGATAATTTATGCGCATCCTTATCCGCAGCACTCTCATGCGAATAAGCGGATGCTTGAGCAAGCAAGGGAAATCGACGGCGTAGAGATACGCTCCCTCTATCAACTTTATCCTGACTTCAACATCGATATCGCCGCCGAACAGGAGGCGATATCCCGCGCAGATCTTATCGTCTGGCAACATCCGATGCAGTGGTACAGCACACCGCCACTGCTCAAACTGTGGATCGACAAAGTGTTCTCCCACGGCTGGGCCTACGGCCACAACGGTCACGCGCTGAAGGGCAAAAGCCTGCTGTGGGCCGTCACTACCGGCGGTGGTGAAAGCCACTTTGATATCGGCTCCCATCCGGGGTTTGACGTCTTGTCACAGCCGCTACAGGCAACGGCGGTTTACTGTGGGCTTACCTGGTTACCCCCTTTCGCCATGCACTGCACGTTCGTCTGTGACGACGAAACGCTGCAGGCGCAGGCCCGCCACTACAAACAACGCTTACTCGACTGGCAGGAGCACCATCATGGATAG